Proteins encoded by one window of Aphis gossypii isolate Hap1 chromosome X, ASM2018417v2, whole genome shotgun sequence:
- the LOC114127557 gene encoding neprilysin-2-like, giving the protein MSSSSFKMTDLPIMMIEKPSWWKRRTNMERNLTLVIGGILLVSSFLALSTLYLYHSCDNTESLTSISNKNHDMIRKPRSLYQNTEYENNNTICLTAGCIRAAATVIRNMDLSVDPCDDFYQFACGNFKKNSVIYEQKSQSSYTLTDNSMRRKLLMIVSEPIQPNEQKPLKMAKLLYKSCMDKENIKNEDLGAIKEILKSLGGWPVIEGEIWNDTEFTWMESVYNLRLAGLSVDYFFSFNVDIDIKNRTRRIIVLDQASLGLKHEHLVNGISNEYVNAYYEYMIDIAEMFGAYRPWAAAELGNSLDFEVELAKISLSEEERQDATMLYNPMKISDLQQKFPSIPWQEYMNKMLNPLTIQQDEIIIVTSPKYLSDLETLLSNTPKRVQANYVFWKVIMDTVEFLTEELRERKLDIVKILNEIDTDTLRKPRWKECFDNTYLYFKFAIMSTYIRKFVNENDKKNVLEMVKRIKEEKYKLLSSVDWLDDETRKHAIDKVKFMTDYIAYPDELLDDSKLNAFYENLEVDNKYDYFTSMLNVGKFYTDLTFSLLRQPVNKSNWIFHSNLADVNSYNILEENSIDIPVGILQDIFFSSDRPQFMNYGGIGTIIGHEINHGFDTMGITYDKQGDLVNWWSEEAKNRYLEKAMCILNQYKNYMVREVGLKLNSSSTQDENIADNIGYKEAYNAYNVWAKQHGVEPRLPGLQDYTPQQMFWVSAANVWCSEYSLERLKYLIINDSHSPDRFRIIGSFSNLKEFSEDFQCKLGSYMNPVKKCQMW; this is encoded by the exons AAAACCGTCATGGTGGAAGAGGAGGACAAACATGGAACGAAATCTGACCCTAGTCATCGGCGGAATATTATTGGTATCCTCTTTTCTAGCTTTGTCCACGTTGTACTTGTACCACAGCTGCGATAACACGG AGAGCCTTACgtcaatatcaaataaaaatcatgataTGATTCGCAAACCAAGAAGTCTGTACCAGAATACAgaatacgaaaataataacaccatTTGTCTCACTGCCGGTTGTATAAGAGCTG cggcTACCGTAATCAGAAACATGGATTTATCAGTAGATCCTTGTGATGATTTCTATCAGTTCGCTTgtggtaattttaaaaaaaatagtgttatcTACGAACAAAAGTCACAGTCATCGTACACACTCACTGATAATAGCATGCGGAGGAAGCTGCTAATGATCGTTTCCGAACCCATTCAACCGAATGAACAGAAACCGCTTAAAATGGCAAAATTACTGTATAAATCTTGTATGGACAAAG AAAACATCAAAAACGAAGATTTGGGAGCGATCAAGGAAATATTGAAAAGTCTCGGCGGATGGCCGGTGATAGAAGGTGAGATATGGAACGATACTGAATTCACATGGATGGAAAGCGTGTACAACTTGAGATTGGCGGGCTTAAGCGTGGActactttttttcattcaacgtcgatatagatataaaaaacagAACGAGGAGAATTATTGTA CTGGACCAAGCATCACTGGGTCTCAAACATGAACACCTGGTAAACGGAATTTCAAACGAATACGTGAATGCATACTACGAATACATGATTGATATTGCGGAGATGTTTGGCGCTTACAGGCCATGGGCAGCCGCAGAGTTGGGAAATTCATTGGACTTTGAGGTAGAATTGGCTAAGATATCGCTGTCAGAGGAAGAGCGCCAGGACGCCACTATGCTGTATAACCCGATGAAAATCTCCGATTTACAACAAAAGTTCCCAAGCATACCATGGCAAGAGTATATGAACAAAATGTTGAACCCTTTGACCATACAACaagatgaaattataattgtaacttCGCCGAAATATTTGTCGGACCTCGAAACTCTGCTAAGTAATACTCCcaaaag GGTCCAAGCAAATTATGTGTTTTGGAAAGTTATTATGGATACTGTTGAATTTCTGACTGAAGAATTGAGAGAAAGAAAGTTGGATATTGTTAAGATACTCAACGAAATTGATACAGATACTTTAAGAAAGCCTAGATGGAAAGAATGTTTTGATaacacttatttatattttaaattcgctATTATGTCGACATACATTCGAAAGTTTGTCAATGAAAATGACAAAAAGAATGTTTTAGAAATGGTGAAGCGTATCAAAGAGGaaaagtacaaattattatcatcagttGATTGGTTGGATGATGAAACAag aAAACACGCGATagataaagttaaatttatgacCGATTACATTGCCTACCCTGATGAATTATTGGACGATAGCAAATTAAATGCGTTTtacgaaaat cTTGAAGTCGATAATAAATACGACTATTTTACATCAATGTTGAATGTGGGTAAATTTTACACTGACTTGACATTTTCTCTATTAAGACAACCTGTTAACAAATCAAATTGGATATTCCATAGTAATTTGGCAGATGtaaattcgtataatattttggaagaAAACAGTATag atatccCCGTTGGTATCTTGCAAGACATTTTCTTCTCTAGCGATCGTCCTCAGTTTATGAATTACGGCGGAATCGGAACGATAATTGGACATGAGATCAACCACGGTTTTGATACCATGGGTATAACATACGATAAACAAGGTGACTTAGTGAATTGGTGGTCGGAGGAGGCGAAGAATCGCTACTTGGAGAAAGCAATGTGCATACTAAatcagtataaaaattacatggtTCGTGAAGTCGGTCTCaag TTGAACAGCAGTAGTACGCAGGATGAGAACATCGCGGATAACATTGGCTACAAAGAAGCGTACAATGCGTACAACGTGTGGGCCAAACAACACGGCGTTGAACCACGGCTGCCTGGTCTACAAGATTACACACCGCAGCAGATGTTCTGGGTGAGTGCTGCCAATGTATGGTGCTCTGAATACTCACTAGAacgactaaaatatttaataattaacgacTCTCACTCACCCGACCGTTTCCGGATCATCGGTTCATTCTCCAACCTGAAAGAATTTAGTGAAGACTTTCAGTGTAAGCTTGGCTCCTATATGAATCCGGTTAAAAAGTGCCAGATGTGGTAA
- the LOC114127540 gene encoding neprilysin-2-like isoform X1 gives MTNLSPVVIKKSTWWKKRTNIERNLIILAGGMVFASSLLVLALYRVYLINSCQNTDSHTLLTTNNGSIRKSRSLLEIRENENNNTICVTPGCVIAADSILKNMDLSVDPCDDFYQFTCGNFIKDSIHDMNVITQLEFAMASRTNKIKMVLNERIQPDEQKPIKIVKSLFKSCMDREKIEEQGLQPFEKMLKSFGGWPVLEAEYWNETGFTWTESMYKLRMAGYSSNYFMSFSIGTDLNNSTTRFIKLDRAPLGLDPKYLAKGLSNKFGYAYYRYMLDIAELFGVRRLNAIKELKNSLNFEVEFAKISLSEEERQNATKLYYPMNITDLQQKFPSIPWQEYMNKMLNPLTIRQDDIIHVTSPKYLSDLETLLSNTPKRVQANYIFWRATMVSVRFLTEKMKSRQFKYETEIDIETQSERSDECWSSCLYHLNVATMSLYVRRFFGENAQKKVSKIINGIRRENYKILSTIDWMDNVTKEMAIEQAKSMTVEIAYPELLDDIKLNAYYENLEVHEEDYYTLVLKLNKFNIDKKFSKLRQQIANKLDWIDNFKVLSTIMDYNVDDNSINVPAGIMQDTFFSNDRPQYMNYGAIGTLIGKEINHYLAEITKTNNGTDKDFWTPDTEMESNYLKKGICLMEQFYNYTDVEIILKDDNIYNAMDSLFVNNGGLKEAYYAYNAWAKQHDVEPRLPGLQDYTPQQMIWMSAVNAQCFKLVNRYFNSSFIAKYHLIKQGQIISPLLNLDDFSNDFRCPLGSAMNPAEKCRVF, from the exons ATGACCAATCTTTCACCCGTAGTAATcaa AAAATCGACATGGTGGAAGAAGAGGACGAACATAGAACGGAATCTTATTATCCTCGCCGGTGGAATGGTATTTGCATCATCGCTCCTAGTTCTAGCTCTGTACAGGGTGTATTTGATAAACAGCTGCCAAAATActg ACAGCCATACATTATTAACTACAAATAATGGTTCAATTCGCAAATCAAGAAGTCTGTTAGAAATTAgagaaaacgaaaataataatacaatttgtgtCACTCCCGGGTGTGTGATAGCTG cgGATtccatacttaaaaatatggatCTATCAGTAGATCCGTGTGATGATTTCTATCAGTTCACATgcggtaattttataaaagatagTATTCACGATATGAATGTTATTACGCAGCTTGAATTCGCAATGGCTAGTAggacgaataaaataaaaatggtccTCAACGAACGCATTCAACCAGATGAACAAAAACCGATTAAAATAGTGAAATCACTGTTTAAATCTTGTATGGACAGAG aaaaaatcgaAGAACAAGGATTACAACCTTTCGAGAAAATGTTGAAAAGCTTCGGCGGATGGCCAGTGCTAGAAGCCGAATATTGGAATGAAACGGGGTTTACGTGGACGGAAAGCATGTACAAGTTGAGAATGGCGGGCTATAGCTCAAACTATTTCATGTCTTTTTCAATCGGCACTGATTTAAATAACAGCACGACTCGATTTATTAAA CTGGATCGAGCACCCTTGGGTCTTGATCCAAAGTACCTGGCGAAAGGTCTCTCGAACAAATTCGGATATGCATACTACAGATACATGTTGGATATTGCGGAGCTGTTTGGTGTCAGAAGGTTGAATGCTATCAAAGAGCTAAAAAATTCACTGAACTTCGAAGTAGAATTTGCCAAGATATCGCTGTCAGAGGAAGAGCGCCAGAACGCCACTAAGCTGTATTACCCGATGAACATCACCGATCTACAACAAAAGTTCCCAAGCATACCATGGCAAGAGTATATGAACAAAATGTTGAACCCGTTAACCATACGACAggatgatattatacatgtaactTCGCCGAAATATTTGTCGGACCTCGAAACTCTGCTAAGTAATACTCCCAAAAG AGTCCAAGCGAATTACATATTTTGGAGAGCTACCATGGTTTCCGTCAGATTTCTGActgaaaaaatgaaatcaaGACAATTCAAGTATGAAACCGAGATAGACATTGAAACTCAATCAGAGAGATCGGACGAATGCTGGTCTTCGTGTTTATATCATCTTAACGTTGCTACTATGTCTTTGTACGTTAGACGGTTTTTTGGTGAAAACGCTCAAAAgaaagtttcaaaaataataaacggtATCAGGAgggaaaattacaaaatattgtcaaCAATTGATTGGATGGACAATGTAACAaa gGAAATGGCAATAGAACAAGCAAAATCTATGACTGTTGAAATTGCATATCCTGAATTATTAGATGACATCAAGTTAAATGcgtattatgaaaat ctTGAAGTCCACGAAGAAgactattatacattagtattgaaattgaataaattcaatattgataaaaaattttctaaattaaggCAACAAATTGCTAACAAATTAGATTGGATTGATAACTTTAAAGTATTATCTACAATTATGGACTATAATGTTGATGACAAcagtataa acGTTCCCGCTGGTATCATGCAAGACACGTTCTTCTCCAACGATCGTCCTCAATATATGAATTACGGCGCAATTGGAACGTTAATTGGGAAAGAAATCAACCATTATTTGGCTGAGATCACCAAAACTAACAATGGGACAGATAAAGACTTTTGGACGCCGGATACAGAAATGGAGTCCAACTATTTGAAAAAAGGGATATGCCTCATGgaacagttttataattacacgGATGTTGAAATCATACTCAAG GATGATAATATCTACAACGCGATGGACTCTTTATTCGTCAACAATGGTGGGCTCAAGGAAGCGTACTACGCGTACAACGCGTGGGCCAAGCAACACGACGTCGAGCCGCGACTGCCCGGATTACAAGACTACACACCGCAACAGATGATCTGGATGAGCGCCGTCAACGCACAGTGCTTCAAACTCGTAAATCGATATTTCAATAGCTCTTTCATCGCCAAATACCATTTAATCAAACAAGGCCAGATTATCAGCCCATTATTAAACCTGGATGACTTCAGCAACGACTTCCGGTGTCCGCTGGGATCCGCCATGAACCCGGCCGAGAAGTGTCGGGTATTTTGA
- the LOC114127540 gene encoding neprilysin-2-like isoform X2: MVFASSLLVLALYRVYLINSCQNTDSHTLLTTNNGSIRKSRSLLEIRENENNNTICVTPGCVIAADSILKNMDLSVDPCDDFYQFTCGNFIKDSIHDMNVITQLEFAMASRTNKIKMVLNERIQPDEQKPIKIVKSLFKSCMDREKIEEQGLQPFEKMLKSFGGWPVLEAEYWNETGFTWTESMYKLRMAGYSSNYFMSFSIGTDLNNSTTRFIKLDRAPLGLDPKYLAKGLSNKFGYAYYRYMLDIAELFGVRRLNAIKELKNSLNFEVEFAKISLSEEERQNATKLYYPMNITDLQQKFPSIPWQEYMNKMLNPLTIRQDDIIHVTSPKYLSDLETLLSNTPKRVQANYIFWRATMVSVRFLTEKMKSRQFKYETEIDIETQSERSDECWSSCLYHLNVATMSLYVRRFFGENAQKKVSKIINGIRRENYKILSTIDWMDNVTKEMAIEQAKSMTVEIAYPELLDDIKLNAYYENLEVHEEDYYTLVLKLNKFNIDKKFSKLRQQIANKLDWIDNFKVLSTIMDYNVDDNSINVPAGIMQDTFFSNDRPQYMNYGAIGTLIGKEINHYLAEITKTNNGTDKDFWTPDTEMESNYLKKGICLMEQFYNYTDVEIILKDDNIYNAMDSLFVNNGGLKEAYYAYNAWAKQHDVEPRLPGLQDYTPQQMIWMSAVNAQCFKLVNRYFNSSFIAKYHLIKQGQIISPLLNLDDFSNDFRCPLGSAMNPAEKCRVF; this comes from the exons ATGGTATTTGCATCATCGCTCCTAGTTCTAGCTCTGTACAGGGTGTATTTGATAAACAGCTGCCAAAATActg ACAGCCATACATTATTAACTACAAATAATGGTTCAATTCGCAAATCAAGAAGTCTGTTAGAAATTAgagaaaacgaaaataataatacaatttgtgtCACTCCCGGGTGTGTGATAGCTG cgGATtccatacttaaaaatatggatCTATCAGTAGATCCGTGTGATGATTTCTATCAGTTCACATgcggtaattttataaaagatagTATTCACGATATGAATGTTATTACGCAGCTTGAATTCGCAATGGCTAGTAggacgaataaaataaaaatggtccTCAACGAACGCATTCAACCAGATGAACAAAAACCGATTAAAATAGTGAAATCACTGTTTAAATCTTGTATGGACAGAG aaaaaatcgaAGAACAAGGATTACAACCTTTCGAGAAAATGTTGAAAAGCTTCGGCGGATGGCCAGTGCTAGAAGCCGAATATTGGAATGAAACGGGGTTTACGTGGACGGAAAGCATGTACAAGTTGAGAATGGCGGGCTATAGCTCAAACTATTTCATGTCTTTTTCAATCGGCACTGATTTAAATAACAGCACGACTCGATTTATTAAA CTGGATCGAGCACCCTTGGGTCTTGATCCAAAGTACCTGGCGAAAGGTCTCTCGAACAAATTCGGATATGCATACTACAGATACATGTTGGATATTGCGGAGCTGTTTGGTGTCAGAAGGTTGAATGCTATCAAAGAGCTAAAAAATTCACTGAACTTCGAAGTAGAATTTGCCAAGATATCGCTGTCAGAGGAAGAGCGCCAGAACGCCACTAAGCTGTATTACCCGATGAACATCACCGATCTACAACAAAAGTTCCCAAGCATACCATGGCAAGAGTATATGAACAAAATGTTGAACCCGTTAACCATACGACAggatgatattatacatgtaactTCGCCGAAATATTTGTCGGACCTCGAAACTCTGCTAAGTAATACTCCCAAAAG AGTCCAAGCGAATTACATATTTTGGAGAGCTACCATGGTTTCCGTCAGATTTCTGActgaaaaaatgaaatcaaGACAATTCAAGTATGAAACCGAGATAGACATTGAAACTCAATCAGAGAGATCGGACGAATGCTGGTCTTCGTGTTTATATCATCTTAACGTTGCTACTATGTCTTTGTACGTTAGACGGTTTTTTGGTGAAAACGCTCAAAAgaaagtttcaaaaataataaacggtATCAGGAgggaaaattacaaaatattgtcaaCAATTGATTGGATGGACAATGTAACAaa gGAAATGGCAATAGAACAAGCAAAATCTATGACTGTTGAAATTGCATATCCTGAATTATTAGATGACATCAAGTTAAATGcgtattatgaaaat ctTGAAGTCCACGAAGAAgactattatacattagtattgaaattgaataaattcaatattgataaaaaattttctaaattaaggCAACAAATTGCTAACAAATTAGATTGGATTGATAACTTTAAAGTATTATCTACAATTATGGACTATAATGTTGATGACAAcagtataa acGTTCCCGCTGGTATCATGCAAGACACGTTCTTCTCCAACGATCGTCCTCAATATATGAATTACGGCGCAATTGGAACGTTAATTGGGAAAGAAATCAACCATTATTTGGCTGAGATCACCAAAACTAACAATGGGACAGATAAAGACTTTTGGACGCCGGATACAGAAATGGAGTCCAACTATTTGAAAAAAGGGATATGCCTCATGgaacagttttataattacacgGATGTTGAAATCATACTCAAG GATGATAATATCTACAACGCGATGGACTCTTTATTCGTCAACAATGGTGGGCTCAAGGAAGCGTACTACGCGTACAACGCGTGGGCCAAGCAACACGACGTCGAGCCGCGACTGCCCGGATTACAAGACTACACACCGCAACAGATGATCTGGATGAGCGCCGTCAACGCACAGTGCTTCAAACTCGTAAATCGATATTTCAATAGCTCTTTCATCGCCAAATACCATTTAATCAAACAAGGCCAGATTATCAGCCCATTATTAAACCTGGATGACTTCAGCAACGACTTCCGGTGTCCGCTGGGATCCGCCATGAACCCGGCCGAGAAGTGTCGGGTATTTTGA
- the LOC114127558 gene encoding uncharacterized protein LOC114127558 isoform X1 produces the protein MMRIKKLFIPLGLILMTILTGMYKPNSIDSIRVKSDKLVIDTDAGADDAMAILLLLSVCASNNTNFDIVAITCTYGNSYLSNVEKNVLKTLSIADETNIPVYSGAYKPLIQNYTFDNFFGDDAFGDFKFNQKITSHIDRSKHAAVALIDLANKYSGELSILVLGPTTNIALAISLDPNFVHKIKHFYVMGGSVNGHGNISPGVEFNFGSDPESNFIFFNSTQGDVSLLPWETNLSINISSSWRENVLGGIESKFMKFLNQAESKIRKLPTWQPCDSLIVATMLWPNLITKSFVTNLTPIMAGEARGGLLIDYSATTHKPKNVEIIQEVDVEEFQNSLMLFLSYN, from the exons ATGAtgagaataaaaaaactatttattccaCTTGGATTAATTTTGATGACAATTTTAACTGg catGTATAAACCCAATTCAATTGATTCTATTAGAGTGAAAAGTGATAAACTTGTGATTGACACGGATGCTGGTGCTGATGATGCAATGGCCATTTTGCTTTTACTATCAGTGTGTGCTAGCAACAACACAAATTTCGATATTGTAGCAATAACTTGCACCTATGGTAACTCCTATTTAAGTAACGTCGAAAAAAATGTGCTCAAGACTTTGTCAATCGCGGATGAAACAAAT aTACCAGTTTACAGTGGTGCTTACAAACCATTGATCCAGAATTATACATTTGATAATTTCTTTGGCGATGACGCATTTGgtgatttcaaatttaaccaaAAAATTACTAGTCATATTGATAGATCAAAGCATGCAGCAGTTGCATTAATTGATTTAGCTAATAAATATTCTGGTGAATTGAGTATACTTGTACTTGGACCAACAACAAACATCGCACTTGCAATATCATTGGATCCaaattttgttcataaaatcaaacatttttatgtcatGGGCGGAAGTGTTAACGGCCATGGAAATATAAGTCCAGgtgttgaatttaattttggcTCAGATCCAGagagtaattttatattcttcaaTTCGACTCAAGGTGATGTCAGTTTATTACCCTGGGAaactaatttatcaattaacatATCATCG tcATGGAGAGAAAATGTGCTCGGTGGAATTGAATCAAAAttcatgaaatttttaaatcaagcagaatcaaaaataagaaaattaccaACTTGGCAACCTTGTGATTCATTAATTGTAGCTACAATGTTGTGGCCAAATTTGATTACAAAATCATTTGTTACTAATTTAACACCAATTATGGCAGGTGAAGCACGTGGCGGGTTACTTATTGATTATTCAGCAACAACTCATAAgccaaaaaatgttgaaattattCAAGAAGTTGATGTTgaagaatttcaaaattctcttatgttatttttgtcgtacaattaa
- the LOC114127558 gene encoding uncharacterized protein LOC114127558 isoform X2: MMRIKKLFIPLGLILMTILTGVKSDKLVIDTDAGADDAMAILLLLSVCASNNTNFDIVAITCTYGNSYLSNVEKNVLKTLSIADETNIPVYSGAYKPLIQNYTFDNFFGDDAFGDFKFNQKITSHIDRSKHAAVALIDLANKYSGELSILVLGPTTNIALAISLDPNFVHKIKHFYVMGGSVNGHGNISPGVEFNFGSDPESNFIFFNSTQGDVSLLPWETNLSINISSSWRENVLGGIESKFMKFLNQAESKIRKLPTWQPCDSLIVATMLWPNLITKSFVTNLTPIMAGEARGGLLIDYSATTHKPKNVEIIQEVDVEEFQNSLMLFLSYN; this comes from the exons ATGAtgagaataaaaaaactatttattccaCTTGGATTAATTTTGATGACAATTTTAACTGg AGTGAAAAGTGATAAACTTGTGATTGACACGGATGCTGGTGCTGATGATGCAATGGCCATTTTGCTTTTACTATCAGTGTGTGCTAGCAACAACACAAATTTCGATATTGTAGCAATAACTTGCACCTATGGTAACTCCTATTTAAGTAACGTCGAAAAAAATGTGCTCAAGACTTTGTCAATCGCGGATGAAACAAAT aTACCAGTTTACAGTGGTGCTTACAAACCATTGATCCAGAATTATACATTTGATAATTTCTTTGGCGATGACGCATTTGgtgatttcaaatttaaccaaAAAATTACTAGTCATATTGATAGATCAAAGCATGCAGCAGTTGCATTAATTGATTTAGCTAATAAATATTCTGGTGAATTGAGTATACTTGTACTTGGACCAACAACAAACATCGCACTTGCAATATCATTGGATCCaaattttgttcataaaatcaaacatttttatgtcatGGGCGGAAGTGTTAACGGCCATGGAAATATAAGTCCAGgtgttgaatttaattttggcTCAGATCCAGagagtaattttatattcttcaaTTCGACTCAAGGTGATGTCAGTTTATTACCCTGGGAaactaatttatcaattaacatATCATCG tcATGGAGAGAAAATGTGCTCGGTGGAATTGAATCAAAAttcatgaaatttttaaatcaagcagaatcaaaaataagaaaattaccaACTTGGCAACCTTGTGATTCATTAATTGTAGCTACAATGTTGTGGCCAAATTTGATTACAAAATCATTTGTTACTAATTTAACACCAATTATGGCAGGTGAAGCACGTGGCGGGTTACTTATTGATTATTCAGCAACAACTCATAAgccaaaaaatgttgaaattattCAAGAAGTTGATGTTgaagaatttcaaaattctcttatgttatttttgtcgtacaattaa